One window from the genome of Bacillus weihaiensis encodes:
- a CDS encoding ATP-grasp domain-containing protein: protein MKTIIFIGCNKSGSSREGVTSAMEMGYYTVLFTDRKYFLRESEELSDIHLMIYMKDLFKKEEVLKEIKKLTCKGNKIEAIISFIDPFVSYAATLSNEIGIMSCSMSALSIIENKIKFRTVLKHLSSALFYSVYTGEESVEVFANQFVDHFPLVVKPPISNGSKDVIFVNSMGELKRWIKNRQNEENSLPVLVEEYIEGRQFLVETIIYERKISIIAVIEQEFMNKNHFIITGYRFPAQLSNKLTEQLAIILSEIINKIGLVNGSCHFELRLSHGEWKLIEINPRISGGAMNKMIHYATGINLVKEILKVSLGERPTLEKTKNHFIYTHYLTVERRGQLLKIVGKDKASQHSGVREVLLKPRKGSILTPPKSMGDRYGYVIASGHSSEEAKKNAIQASKEIRFYLEPF, encoded by the coding sequence ATGAAAACCATCATTTTCATCGGTTGTAATAAGTCTGGTTCAAGTAGAGAAGGAGTAACATCGGCAATGGAAATGGGTTATTACACAGTCTTATTCACTGATAGAAAATATTTCCTCCGAGAAAGTGAAGAGTTGTCAGATATCCACCTCATGATTTATATGAAAGATTTATTTAAGAAAGAAGAAGTTTTAAAGGAAATTAAAAAATTAACGTGTAAGGGAAATAAAATCGAAGCCATTATTAGTTTTATCGATCCTTTTGTTTCCTATGCAGCAACCTTATCTAATGAGATAGGAATCATGAGCTGCTCAATGTCAGCTCTCAGTATTATTGAAAACAAGATAAAATTCCGAACGGTTTTAAAACATTTATCTTCAGCCCTTTTTTATTCTGTCTATACAGGAGAGGAATCAGTTGAAGTTTTTGCAAATCAGTTTGTTGACCACTTTCCCCTGGTCGTAAAACCTCCTATATCAAATGGATCAAAGGATGTCATATTTGTTAATTCAATGGGTGAATTAAAACGTTGGATTAAAAATAGACAAAATGAAGAAAATTCTTTACCAGTATTAGTTGAAGAATATATAGAAGGGCGCCAATTTTTAGTTGAAACAATTATATATGAGCGGAAGATCTCAATCATAGCTGTAATAGAACAAGAATTTATGAACAAAAATCATTTTATCATTACGGGTTACCGTTTTCCAGCACAGCTATCTAATAAGTTAACAGAACAATTAGCAATAATACTTAGTGAAATTATTAACAAGATAGGTCTCGTCAATGGTTCATGTCACTTTGAATTGCGCTTGTCTCATGGTGAATGGAAGCTAATTGAAATAAATCCTAGAATTTCAGGTGGCGCCATGAATAAGATGATTCACTATGCGACAGGTATTAATTTAGTGAAGGAAATATTGAAAGTTAGTCTAGGTGAGAGACCAACTCTTGAAAAAACGAAAAATCATTTTATCTATACACATTATTTGACTGTGGAACGGAGAGGGCAATTACTTAAGATAGTAGGAAAAGATAAAGCAAGTCAACATAGTGGTGTTAGAGAAGTTCTTTTAAAACCAAGAAAAGGGAGCATATTAACACCACCAAAATCGATGGGAGACCGATATGGATACGTTATAGCCTCAGGACATTCATCAGAGGAGGCAAAGAAAAATGCAATACAAGCTTCTAAAGAAATCAGATTCTATCTGGAGCCATTTTAA
- a CDS encoding DUF2179 domain-containing protein encodes MFLQALLIFVLQLIYVPVLTMRTILLVKNQTKTAAGVGLLEGIIYIVSLIFVFQDLSNIYNIVAYIVGFSVGLLLGGSLEKKLAIGYITYQANILDKNMELVTALRSAGFGVTVFTGEGINTARYRLDIVAKRSRETELLEIIDQYEPKAFLMSYEIRSFKGGYLTKSMKKRAVTFFKKKQSKEELK; translated from the coding sequence ATGTTTTTACAGGCTTTACTAATTTTCGTGCTTCAACTGATTTATGTTCCGGTCCTTACGATGAGAACTATTTTACTCGTCAAAAATCAAACTAAAACAGCAGCTGGTGTGGGGCTACTAGAGGGGATCATTTACATTGTCAGTTTAATCTTTGTCTTTCAGGATCTCTCTAATATTTATAATATCGTGGCATACATTGTCGGATTTAGTGTCGGTTTGCTTTTAGGTGGTTCGCTGGAGAAAAAATTAGCTATTGGTTATATTACATACCAGGCTAATATACTAGATAAAAATATGGAGCTTGTCACTGCACTCCGTTCTGCTGGTTTTGGAGTCACCGTTTTTACCGGTGAAGGAATTAATACAGCGCGTTATCGTTTAGATATTGTCGCTAAACGTTCAAGAGAAACAGAACTCCTTGAAATTATTGATCAATATGAACCAAAGGCATTCTTAATGTCATATGAGATTCGATCATTTAAAGGTGGATACTTAACAAAGTCAATGAAAAAACGTGCGGTTACATTTTTTAAGAAAAAACAAAGTAAAGAAGAATTGAAATAG
- a CDS encoding phosphatase PAP2 family protein, whose amino-acid sequence MDKKLFLLINQLANKSVWMDRMMIYASNELRFLYPLAVCMLWIRKPKKIKIPSETLVSVLMCMLISNAIKKVKDLPRPFITRKANVLLTSKEDSSYISKHTILAFAVSTTIYLYNKGLGIFMYGFSTLIGISRVWTGVHYPFDILRSALLGSVVSIGFNRIMKKKGKWY is encoded by the coding sequence ATGGATAAAAAGCTTTTTTTACTTATAAATCAACTTGCGAATAAAAGTGTATGGATGGATCGTATGATGATTTATGCTTCAAATGAATTACGGTTTCTTTATCCCCTTGCTGTGTGTATGCTATGGATACGAAAGCCAAAGAAAATAAAAATACCCTCTGAAACGCTCGTATCCGTGTTAATGTGCATGTTGATCTCGAATGCCATAAAAAAAGTGAAGGATTTACCTAGACCCTTTATTACGCGGAAGGCAAATGTGTTACTTACTTCTAAAGAGGATTCCTCGTATATTAGTAAACATACAATTTTAGCTTTTGCTGTATCAACAACTATCTATTTATACAATAAAGGCTTAGGAATCTTTATGTATGGTTTTTCAACCCTTATAGGAATTTCTAGAGTTTGGACAGGGGTTCATTATCCGTTTGACATCCTTCGAAGTGCTTTATTAGGAAGTGTCGTAAGTATCGGATTCAATCGAATAATGAAAAAGAAGGGAAAGTGGTACTAG
- a CDS encoding DEAD/DEAH box helicase, which translates to MTDFLQVGIRKEINHTLKSQGLIKPTPIQEKTIPLVLEGKDIIAQAQTGTGKTLAFVLPILERIDVSKSDIQALILTPTRELAQQISKEVKKMIENLDDLNVLAVYGGQDVEHQLKKLKGAQHIVVATPGRLLDHIRRGTIDLSTVQMLVLDEADQMLHMGFLPEVEDILYETLSTRQTMLFSATMPNEIKSLAKKYMQSPELVQIKAKTITVDEITQIVIETTDRRKQATLMHILQEERPFLAIIFCRTKIRAKKLQEALISNGYDSDELHGDLTQAKREKAMKKFREAKIQFLVATDVAARGLDVEGVTHVFNYDIPQDVESYVHRIGRTGRAGGKGIAYTLVAPKDMDFLRMIEKGVHQSLEKRVIKGISVPDKEGYEKERKDEIRKSRRFSSTSKNNNKSTEGAKRNKNERRKSKTGSQQRRTR; encoded by the coding sequence GTGACAGATTTTTTACAAGTAGGAATTCGAAAAGAAATTAATCATACATTAAAATCTCAAGGTTTAATAAAGCCAACACCCATACAGGAAAAAACAATTCCCCTAGTTCTTGAAGGAAAAGATATTATAGCCCAAGCTCAAACGGGAACAGGAAAAACTCTAGCATTCGTTTTACCTATTTTAGAGAGAATTGATGTAAGTAAATCTGATATTCAAGCTTTAATTTTGACTCCAACTAGAGAGCTAGCTCAGCAAATATCAAAAGAAGTAAAAAAAATGATAGAAAACCTAGATGATTTGAATGTGCTTGCTGTTTATGGTGGCCAGGATGTCGAGCATCAGCTTAAGAAGTTAAAAGGTGCTCAACATATTGTAGTTGCCACACCAGGTCGATTATTAGACCATATTAGAAGAGGAACAATTGATCTTTCCACCGTACAAATGTTGGTGCTTGATGAAGCGGACCAAATGCTACATATGGGATTTCTTCCAGAGGTAGAGGATATTTTATATGAAACCCTTTCTACTAGGCAAACTATGCTTTTTTCTGCAACAATGCCTAACGAAATAAAATCTTTAGCAAAAAAATATATGCAAAGTCCTGAATTGGTTCAAATTAAAGCAAAAACAATTACTGTAGATGAAATAACTCAAATTGTGATTGAAACGACTGACAGAAGAAAACAAGCTACGTTGATGCACATATTACAAGAAGAACGTCCATTTTTAGCCATCATCTTTTGTCGAACCAAAATTCGTGCTAAAAAATTACAGGAAGCACTCATTTCAAATGGATATGATTCCGATGAACTACATGGAGATTTAACACAAGCTAAGCGAGAAAAGGCGATGAAGAAGTTTAGGGAAGCCAAAATTCAATTTTTAGTTGCTACGGATGTTGCAGCTAGAGGGCTTGATGTTGAAGGCGTCACACATGTATTTAACTATGATATACCTCAAGACGTAGAAAGCTATGTTCACAGAATTGGACGTACCGGACGTGCCGGTGGAAAAGGGATTGCTTATACATTAGTAGCACCTAAAGATATGGACTTCTTAAGGATGATTGAAAAAGGTGTTCATCAATCACTTGAAAAAAGGGTAATTAAAGGAATAAGTGTTCCTGATAAAGAGGGATATGAAAAAGAGAGAAAAGATGAAATCCGAAAATCAAGACGTTTTTCATCAACAAGCAAAAATAATAATAAGAGTACAGAAGGTGCAAAAAGGAATAAAAATGAGAGAAGGAAAAGCAAAACTGGCTCTCAACAGAGAAGAACACGATAA
- a CDS encoding aldo/keto reductase, which yields MKVMPLQKRNISDSRIVLGCMGFGGEWNKESITEEHILQAEKAIDAAQSIGITMFDHADIYTNGKAEEVFGELLKKRPKLRDEIVIQSKCGIRFADEKGPQRYDFSKDYIIKSVDGILSRLHTDYLDLLLLHRPDPLMEPEVVAEAFTELIQKGKVREFGVSNMSAAQVKLLNTYTPQPMIVNQLELNLKHNAFVESGVLVNQESGSKVNFADGILEYSRLENVQIQAWSPLAKGMYSGRKLDHLTDADLKTIELVGKMAEQKETTKEAIILGWLMKHPSMIQPVIGSTNPDRIKKCADAVRQAEEMTREEWYSLFTSARGQKMP from the coding sequence ATGAAAGTAATGCCCCTTCAAAAACGAAATATTTCAGATAGTCGTATTGTGTTAGGTTGCATGGGATTTGGTGGAGAATGGAATAAAGAGTCAATTACAGAAGAGCATATTCTTCAAGCTGAGAAAGCCATTGATGCTGCTCAATCAATTGGTATTACAATGTTTGACCATGCAGACATTTATACAAATGGAAAAGCAGAAGAGGTGTTTGGAGAACTTTTAAAAAAACGTCCAAAACTAAGAGATGAAATTGTTATCCAATCTAAATGTGGAATCCGTTTTGCAGATGAGAAAGGACCACAAAGGTATGATTTTTCAAAAGATTATATTATTAAGTCTGTAGATGGTATTTTGAGTCGATTACATACAGATTATCTAGATTTATTATTACTTCATCGACCAGATCCATTAATGGAGCCTGAAGTTGTAGCTGAAGCATTTACAGAGTTAATTCAAAAAGGTAAGGTACGTGAATTTGGCGTTTCAAACATGAGTGCAGCACAAGTAAAGCTACTAAATACATATACACCTCAACCTATGATAGTAAATCAGCTTGAATTGAATTTAAAGCATAACGCGTTTGTTGAAAGTGGAGTATTGGTAAACCAAGAGTCTGGAAGTAAAGTTAACTTTGCGGATGGTATTTTAGAGTATAGTCGATTAGAAAATGTCCAAATACAAGCGTGGTCACCACTTGCTAAGGGAATGTATTCAGGTCGAAAGCTTGATCATCTAACTGATGCAGATCTCAAGACAATTGAACTTGTTGGAAAAATGGCAGAACAAAAAGAAACAACAAAGGAAGCGATTATACTTGGTTGGTTAATGAAACATCCTTCCATGATTCAGCCTGTCATTGGATCAACTAATCCTGACAGAATTAAAAAGTGTGCTGACGCTGTCCGTCAAGCTGAAGAAATGACCCGTGAAGAGTGGTATTCATTATTTACTTCAGCAAGAGGGCAGAAGATGCCATAA
- a CDS encoding Gfo/Idh/MocA family protein, producing MKKLVNIGLIGAGSIGDVHLQTFSKLQNEAVIKGITDVNKELAKQKGQKFLIESIYPTSETLLNDTSIDAVIIAVPNKYHASLAILALRAGKHVLIEKPMGINSEAAKEIVRAERESGKLVMVAHQMRWMNLIQQIKTQVEKDAFGSIYHAKTGWFRRKGIPGWGSWFTQKDHSGGGPLIDIGVHMLDVALHLMGNPKPISVYGSTYAEFGPKQKGIGSWGIPDWKGKYDVEDFASAFIKMDNGSSLTLEVSWAVHMDTNNDPFIHLMGSEGGASLIGNRGKILTEQFGRQIDLELSVEDSEIGDERVQLSKHFIECIREGKKPITSSMSGLTNNLIIDAIYKSSKTGKEIELDWEI from the coding sequence GTGAAAAAATTGGTGAATATCGGTTTAATTGGTGCAGGATCAATTGGAGATGTACATCTTCAAACGTTTTCTAAGCTTCAAAATGAAGCTGTTATTAAAGGGATAACAGATGTAAATAAAGAACTTGCTAAACAAAAAGGCCAAAAATTTTTAATAGAGAGTATCTACCCTACTTCAGAAACTTTACTAAATGATACGAGTATCGATGCGGTCATTATAGCTGTACCGAATAAGTATCATGCCTCTTTAGCAATACTGGCTTTACGTGCTGGAAAGCATGTATTAATTGAAAAACCAATGGGAATTAACAGTGAAGCGGCAAAAGAAATTGTTCGTGCAGAGCGTGAATCAGGGAAGCTTGTAATGGTTGCTCATCAAATGAGGTGGATGAATTTAATTCAGCAAATCAAAACACAAGTAGAAAAGGATGCATTTGGTTCAATTTATCATGCTAAAACGGGCTGGTTCCGTCGTAAGGGAATACCAGGTTGGGGAAGCTGGTTCACACAGAAAGATCATTCTGGAGGAGGACCATTAATTGATATCGGAGTTCATATGTTAGATGTTGCCTTGCATTTAATGGGAAACCCAAAACCCATATCTGTTTACGGGTCAACATATGCAGAGTTTGGTCCAAAGCAAAAAGGAATTGGGTCTTGGGGAATACCAGATTGGAAAGGGAAGTATGACGTGGAGGATTTTGCATCTGCTTTTATTAAAATGGATAATGGCTCAAGTCTGACACTTGAAGTAAGCTGGGCAGTTCATATGGACACAAATAATGACCCTTTTATCCATCTAATGGGCTCAGAAGGCGGTGCATCTCTTATAGGAAACAGGGGGAAGATCTTAACAGAGCAATTTGGTCGCCAGATAGATTTAGAGTTATCAGTTGAAGATAGTGAAATAGGAGATGAAAGAGTCCAATTAAGTAAGCACTTTATAGAATGCATAAGAGAAGGGAAAAAGCCGATTACTTCTTCTATGTCTGGCCTAACAAATAATCTGATAATAGATGCCATTTATAAATCCTCAAAAACAGGAAAAGAGATTGAACTCGATTGGGAAATATAG
- a CDS encoding sugar phosphate isomerase/epimerase family protein, whose product MNYSIAVQLYTLLSECEKDFYGTLSRVSALGFQGVELAGYYGKDAKELKEKLDELQLKAVSSHVPLERLEGNLLVELNYLKELNCKHIVCPFLKEDRRDDYLGLAKSLNRIGKVCKENGITLSYHNHEFELEKELDKTHLELLFENTHSEYLQAELDVYWLTFSGENPIEWMNQYKNRMSLIHLKDMTTDNRKTFAELGTGGVNLEGIMNKLPDTSIEWVIIEQDKCEGSPFESIEKSIKYLEAM is encoded by the coding sequence ATGAATTATTCAATCGCAGTACAATTATACACACTTCTTTCAGAATGTGAGAAGGATTTTTATGGGACATTATCCAGAGTTTCCGCTCTTGGATTTCAGGGAGTTGAATTAGCAGGATACTATGGAAAGGATGCTAAAGAATTAAAGGAGAAATTAGATGAACTACAATTAAAAGCTGTAAGTAGTCATGTCCCTCTAGAACGCTTAGAAGGGAATCTCTTAGTGGAACTAAACTACCTTAAGGAGCTGAACTGTAAACATATCGTTTGTCCATTCCTGAAAGAAGATAGAAGAGATGATTACTTGGGCCTAGCAAAAAGCTTAAACCGTATTGGGAAAGTGTGCAAAGAGAACGGTATAACTCTAAGTTATCATAATCATGAATTTGAATTAGAGAAAGAACTAGATAAGACACATTTGGAACTATTATTTGAAAATACCCATTCAGAATACCTACAAGCGGAACTAGATGTATACTGGTTAACATTCTCAGGAGAAAATCCTATTGAATGGATGAATCAATATAAAAATCGTATGTCATTAATTCATTTGAAAGATATGACAACTGACAATAGAAAGACATTTGCTGAGTTGGGGACTGGTGGAGTAAATCTTGAAGGAATCATGAATAAATTACCTGATACATCTATAGAATGGGTAATCATTGAGCAAGACAAATGTGAAGGTTCTCCTTTTGAGAGCATTGAGAAGAGTATTAAGTATTTAGAGGCTATGTAA
- a CDS encoding DUF3891 family protein: MIIFEKEDFFIMTEQHEHASLSRDLAVQLQDQHLKDIKRKKDIFVAIKEHDRGWIDLDVAPLWNDKKLSPYSFIDYPIPIKLAFYRKGIDEVMNQNLFAALLCSIHYVRFFDGMKGDSKIDHFVAKEKNRQEEIMNLIDIDEKEQNASLEMLKYTDSLSLFFCMQEAGVTRENMHDWFKGGIYLGKKKFDVVWKDRHHVILNPFPFKEFFKVTYKYKAVNKRDISTVGILEAYSHTKDEYHTVQIISK; this comes from the coding sequence ATGATTATTTTTGAAAAGGAAGATTTTTTTATTATGACAGAACAGCATGAACATGCTAGTCTTTCTAGGGACTTAGCAGTTCAATTACAAGACCAACACCTAAAAGATATAAAAAGGAAAAAAGATATATTTGTGGCTATAAAAGAGCATGACCGAGGGTGGATTGATCTTGATGTAGCTCCACTATGGAATGATAAAAAATTAAGTCCTTATTCATTTATTGATTACCCTATCCCAATTAAGCTTGCCTTTTATAGAAAAGGAATTGATGAAGTAATGAATCAGAATTTATTCGCAGCACTGTTATGTAGTATTCATTATGTTAGATTCTTTGATGGTATGAAAGGTGACTCCAAAATAGATCATTTTGTTGCTAAAGAGAAGAACAGACAAGAAGAAATAATGAATTTAATTGATATCGATGAGAAAGAACAAAATGCCTCTTTAGAAATGTTGAAATACACAGATTCCTTATCATTATTTTTCTGTATGCAGGAGGCCGGCGTTACTAGGGAGAATATGCATGATTGGTTTAAAGGTGGTATTTATCTTGGAAAAAAGAAATTTGATGTAGTTTGGAAAGATAGACATCATGTAATCCTAAATCCGTTCCCTTTTAAAGAATTTTTCAAGGTTACCTATAAATATAAGGCTGTGAATAAAAGAGATATTTCAACAGTTGGAATTTTGGAAGCTTATTCACATACAAAAGATGAATATCATACCGTACAAATTATATCAAAATAA
- a CDS encoding spore coat protein, with the protein MIMMQNQMNQQGMQQSPNMQPKMNHGGHEMFDAHEIIAGMINILDQYQMYEQFIKDPELKNILQRQYTFINDTYNVMVEAFSTGKKPSHPTQTYNMQQSNDIVYGLKPSQPKKPNQSVNELSEQGLSAYMLGQCKSMSGLLGMSACEITNPVFRRVIGDSVPNFIEMAYEIFLYQNKHNYYQVPQLQQQDMNQMLNAFTTSPNAQMNQPQSKYMQ; encoded by the coding sequence ATGATTATGATGCAAAACCAAATGAATCAGCAAGGAATGCAACAATCACCAAATATGCAGCCTAAAATGAATCATGGTGGACATGAAATGTTTGATGCTCACGAAATTATTGCAGGGATGATTAATATTTTGGACCAATATCAAATGTATGAGCAATTCATTAAAGATCCAGAATTAAAAAACATCTTACAACGACAATATACATTTATTAATGATACCTATAATGTTATGGTAGAAGCATTTTCAACTGGAAAAAAACCTTCACATCCAACGCAAACTTATAATATGCAACAAAGTAATGATATTGTATATGGCTTGAAACCATCACAGCCTAAAAAACCGAATCAATCTGTAAATGAACTTAGTGAACAAGGCTTATCTGCCTATATGCTTGGACAATGTAAATCAATGTCCGGTTTGTTAGGCATGTCCGCTTGTGAAATAACGAATCCAGTCTTCCGTCGTGTAATTGGAGATAGTGTACCAAATTTTATTGAAATGGCTTATGAAATATTCTTATATCAAAATAAGCATAATTATTATCAAGTCCCTCAATTACAGCAACAAGACATGAACCAAATGCTAAACGCTTTCACAACTAGTCCTAATGCACAAATGAACCAGCCACAATCCAAATATATGCAGTAA
- a CDS encoding DUF2621 family protein, whose translation MLEGWFLWFILFWVVFLVSMLAIGGFFMFRKFLQRLPKEDGKSDLDWQDYYLEKTRHMWNSKEKELLEELVEPVPEIFRDVARAKIAGKIGQLALNEKATTISLDLLIRGYIMATPKRDHKFLMKRLKEKKIDFTAYKALF comes from the coding sequence ATGTTAGAAGGTTGGTTTCTTTGGTTTATTCTATTTTGGGTAGTTTTTCTTGTTTCCATGTTAGCTATTGGTGGTTTTTTTATGTTTCGCAAATTCTTGCAAAGACTACCTAAAGAAGATGGAAAATCGGATTTAGACTGGCAAGATTACTATTTAGAAAAGACTAGACATATGTGGAATAGTAAAGAAAAAGAATTATTAGAAGAGCTAGTAGAGCCTGTTCCTGAAATATTTCGAGATGTCGCTCGTGCAAAAATAGCAGGTAAAATAGGACAGCTAGCACTAAATGAAAAGGCTACAACTATATCGTTAGATTTACTTATTAGAGGATATATTATGGCTACACCAAAAAGAGACCATAAGTTTTTGATGAAACGATTAAAAGAGAAGAAAATAGATTTTACAGCTTATAAAGCCCTTTTTTAA
- a CDS encoding CcdC family protein, translating to MLTLVSSIVAIIMAIIVLFIRMKSAKKPASAKKIILPPIFMSTGALMFLHPLFRVTAFQFFEALFVGMIFSIFLIKTSNFEVRDNEIYLKRSKAFAFILIGLLIVRIVMKSYLSNQIDIGELSGMFWTLAFGMIVPWRVAMYRSYQKIRKELNATI from the coding sequence GTGCTTACACTTGTTTCATCTATTGTTGCTATAATTATGGCTATCATAGTATTATTTATTCGTATGAAGTCAGCTAAAAAACCAGCTTCGGCAAAAAAAATCATTTTGCCTCCCATTTTCATGAGTACTGGTGCTCTTATGTTTCTACACCCTTTGTTTCGTGTTACCGCTTTTCAATTTTTTGAAGCATTATTTGTAGGGATGATTTTTTCCATTTTCTTAATTAAAACCTCAAATTTTGAAGTAAGGGATAATGAAATATATTTAAAGCGTTCGAAAGCGTTTGCGTTTATATTAATTGGCCTACTTATTGTAAGAATTGTTATGAAATCTTATTTAAGTAATCAGATTGATATTGGGGAATTAAGTGGTATGTTCTGGACTCTTGCATTTGGTATGATTGTTCCCTGGAGAGTAGCGATGTATCGATCGTATCAAAAAATCAGAAAAGAACTTAACGCAACTATTTAG
- a CDS encoding response regulator, which translates to MARILIVDDAKFMRMTLSNILIKANYEVVGEAENGVQAVELFEKEKPDLVTMDITMPELNGIEALKEIKSKFADAKIIMCSAMGQQKMVVEAIEAGAKDFIVKPFDENRVIEAITRVLG; encoded by the coding sequence GTGGCTAGAATATTAATTGTTGATGATGCCAAGTTTATGAGAATGACGTTGTCAAATATATTAATAAAAGCAAATTACGAAGTCGTTGGTGAGGCAGAAAATGGTGTACAAGCTGTCGAGCTTTTTGAAAAAGAAAAGCCAGACTTGGTTACAATGGATATTACCATGCCTGAGCTAAATGGTATAGAAGCACTAAAAGAAATAAAAAGCAAATTTGCTGATGCGAAAATTATTATGTGCTCTGCTATGGGCCAACAAAAGATGGTTGTAGAAGCGATTGAAGCAGGCGCAAAAGACTTTATTGTAAAACCTTTTGATGAAAATCGTGTCATTGAAGCAATCACTCGAGTTCTAGGTTAA
- a CDS encoding cytochrome c biogenesis protein CcdA: MTDVNIFLAFGAGFLSFISPCCLPLYPAFLSYITGVSVTELKTENALLQKRSLLHTIFFLVGFSIIFIALGFGTSLIGELFYNYQDLIRQIGAILIIVFGLMIVGVFTPEFLMKERRFEFKNRPAGYIGSVLIGMAFAAGWTPCTGPILSAVIWMGATNPSSAMLYMIAYILGFAVPFLVLSFFIGKFGWVKKHNAKIMKIGGYIMIFMGLLLFFDIMTSVIIFLSKLFGGFRGF; this comes from the coding sequence ATGACGGATGTTAACATTTTCTTAGCGTTCGGGGCTGGTTTTTTATCTTTTATCTCTCCGTGCTGTTTACCTTTATATCCTGCTTTCTTATCTTATATTACAGGAGTATCGGTTACTGAATTAAAAACAGAAAATGCATTATTACAAAAGCGAAGTTTATTACATACTATCTTTTTTTTAGTTGGTTTTTCAATTATTTTTATCGCATTAGGATTTGGAACATCCTTAATAGGAGAATTATTTTATAATTATCAAGATTTAATTAGACAAATAGGTGCTATATTAATTATTGTTTTTGGTTTAATGATTGTGGGCGTATTTACCCCTGAATTTCTAATGAAAGAACGTAGATTTGAATTTAAGAATCGTCCAGCAGGTTATATTGGCTCTGTTTTAATTGGAATGGCTTTTGCTGCAGGTTGGACTCCTTGTACGGGACCAATTCTATCCGCTGTCATTTGGATGGGGGCTACAAATCCTAGCTCTGCTATGCTGTATATGATAGCATATATTCTTGGATTTGCAGTTCCATTCTTAGTCTTGTCTTTCTTTATTGGTAAGTTTGGGTGGGTTAAAAAACATAATGCAAAGATTATGAAGATTGGTGGATATATTATGATTTTCATGGGCCTCTTGTTATTCTTTGATATTATGACATCCGTTATTATCTTTTTATCTAAATTGTTTGGTGGATTTAGAGGTTTTTAA
- a CDS encoding aspartyl-phosphate phosphatase Spo0E family protein, producing the protein MSKQELLQIIEKKRAELIDIVLKNGLNSTISLKYSQELDILLTQYIKDDYPNHHKKKVLS; encoded by the coding sequence GTGTCTAAACAAGAATTACTACAGATAATTGAAAAGAAACGAGCAGAGCTAATTGACATTGTCCTAAAGAATGGGCTTAATTCTACGATCTCTTTAAAATATAGCCAAGAACTCGATATCTTATTAACTCAATACATTAAAGATGATTATCCTAATCATCATAAGAAAAAAGTACTCTCTTGA
- a CDS encoding YneF family protein gives MDLWVVILVGILALVAGVALGFFIARRYMMTYLKKNPPINEQMLKMMMMQMGQKPSQKKINQMMSQMNKMQK, from the coding sequence ATGGACTTATGGGTAGTTATTCTAGTTGGTATTCTAGCGTTAGTTGCTGGAGTTGCACTAGGATTTTTCATTGCGCGTAGATATATGATGACTTATCTAAAGAAAAATCCACCAATTAATGAACAAATGTTAAAGATGATGATGATGCAAATGGGACAAAAACCGTCTCAGAAGAAAATCAATCAAATGATGTCTCAAATGAACAAAATGCAAAAATAA